The Candidatus Taylorbacteria bacterium genome has a window encoding:
- a CDS encoding DUF167 domain-containing protein translates to MYIKVRAQAGVTREKIIEKSMTHFEICVKEMPIRNLANKRIIEIISKKFKVPPNKVRIISGHRSPSKILSVDDVSE, encoded by the coding sequence ATGTATATAAAAGTCCGGGCGCAAGCGGGTGTTACACGGGAAAAGATTATAGAGAAATCGATGACTCACTTTGAGATTTGCGTGAAAGAGATGCCAATCAGGAATTTGGCAAACAAGAGAATTATTGAAATCATTTCCAAAAAATTCAAAGTGCCTCCGAATAAGGTGCGAATCATTAGCGGGCATCGGTCGCCTTCTAAAATTCTCTCAGTGGATGATGTTTCAGAATAG
- a CDS encoding YggT family protein: MSTIVNSDSKNVKPIYKGTQIVWYILYLIEIILMFRLILKLIGANPAGFTNFVYSISYPLALPFLYVVHSPEVLGSVFEWTTLLAMLVYWVVAVAIVKLFLIGKPVSNVEAEVKLEQQDEKVNS; encoded by the coding sequence ATGTCTACTATTGTAAACTCGGATAGCAAAAATGTGAAGCCCATCTATAAGGGCACGCAGATTGTGTGGTATATTCTCTATCTTATAGAAATTATTCTTATGTTTCGACTGATTTTGAAGTTGATTGGCGCCAACCCCGCCGGATTTACCAACTTCGTCTATTCGATTTCTTACCCTTTGGCGCTCCCCTTCCTCTACGTCGTTCATTCCCCCGAAGTTTTGGGCTCCGTATTTGAATGGACAACACTTCTTGCCATGCTTGTGTATTGGGTCGTTGCGGTAGCTATCGTCAAACTCTTCCTTATCGGAAAACCGGTTTCAAATGTCGAGGCGGAGGTGAAGTTGGAGCAACAAGACGAAAAAGTGAACTCGTAG
- a CDS encoding phosphomannomutase/phosphoglucomutase: MPINPAIFKAYDIRGIYPSEINEEAVYLIAKAYVKHFHVKNVVVAEDVRTSSKSLKESLVKGLTENGVRVTDIGRAGTDMMYFAVVKLESDGGIIVSASHNPKEYNGLKLVLKNSYPISSDSGIFDLRDLILHNSDIDVRGKSGTLDSYAILPSYIEHIKTFVNFSGLEPMKVVANGNFGMAGMVAEELVKGSPIELVLLNEKPDGEFPKGPPDPLREENRSETIALIRKTGADFGVAWDADADRCFFFDENGEFIHAYYITALLAKILLRAVNVSGQKVISDPRLIWAIKEEVEKSGGIFLTNKVGHTFIKERMRKENALFAGENSAHYYFKDNFYCDNGMIPFLLILEELSSTGKKLGELVRPYKEKYHTPGELNFKVKDVKLVLESVRKFYDTQKGKFEEIDGISFEFPSWRFNLRGSNTEPLIRLNIESTDKKTLDEKIAELTQLIDSEK, encoded by the coding sequence ATGCCTATAAATCCTGCAATTTTTAAGGCCTACGATATTCGAGGTATTTATCCTTCTGAAATCAACGAGGAGGCAGTTTACTTGATTGCAAAAGCCTACGTCAAGCATTTTCATGTCAAAAATGTAGTGGTGGCAGAAGATGTTCGAACCAGTTCAAAATCCCTAAAAGAATCACTGGTCAAAGGCCTCACCGAAAACGGCGTGCGGGTAACAGATATCGGTCGCGCGGGAACAGATATGATGTACTTCGCGGTGGTAAAACTTGAGAGTGACGGAGGAATCATAGTTTCTGCTTCACATAATCCAAAAGAATACAACGGCCTCAAGCTGGTATTAAAGAACAGCTACCCGATAAGTTCTGACAGCGGAATTTTTGATTTACGAGACCTCATTCTACACAATTCGGACATAGATGTGAGAGGCAAATCCGGAACGCTTGATTCATATGCTATTCTTCCTTCGTATATCGAACATATAAAAACTTTCGTCAATTTCAGCGGACTCGAGCCAATGAAAGTTGTCGCGAACGGCAACTTTGGCATGGCGGGCATGGTGGCAGAAGAGCTTGTGAAAGGCTCCCCAATCGAGCTCGTCCTCCTTAATGAAAAACCGGATGGAGAATTTCCTAAGGGTCCGCCCGACCCGCTTCGAGAGGAAAATCGAAGCGAAACGATTGCACTTATAAGAAAAACCGGCGCGGATTTTGGCGTGGCGTGGGATGCCGATGCTGACCGCTGTTTCTTTTTTGACGAAAATGGAGAATTTATTCATGCGTACTACATTACCGCATTGTTGGCAAAAATCCTGCTTAGAGCCGTGAATGTGTCGGGTCAAAAGGTAATTTCCGACCCCCGTCTCATTTGGGCAATCAAAGAAGAAGTCGAGAAATCGGGCGGTATTTTTCTCACGAATAAAGTCGGGCATACGTTTATCAAGGAGAGGATGAGGAAAGAAAATGCACTCTTCGCGGGAGAAAACAGCGCTCACTATTATTTCAAAGATAACTTTTACTGCGACAACGGCATGATTCCCTTCTTACTTATCCTTGAAGAGCTCTCCTCGACAGGGAAAAAGTTGGGGGAACTCGTGAGACCATACAAAGAAAAATATCACACCCCGGGCGAACTTAATTTTAAGGTAAAAGACGTAAAGCTCGTCCTAGAATCTGTCAGAAAATTTTACGACACACAAAAAGGAAAATTTGAAGAAATCGATGGAATTTCATTCGAATTCCCCTCGTGGCGCTTTAACCTCCGCGGTTCAAACACAGAGCCACTCATACGTCTCAATATCGAATCCACAGATAAAAAAACGCTTGACGAAAAAATCGCCGAGCTCACCCAACTAATCGATAGTGAAAAATAA